In Pseudomonas sp. ADAK2, the genomic window CGGATTTGAACGGCGTACCACGGGGCAAAGTAATGACCGCCGAGGGTTTCCTCGAAGGGCGACGGTTGCAGATGGCGCGGGGTGTGCTGCTGCAATGCATCATGGGCGGATATCCGCCAGCGCGCTTTTACGGCAGCGATGATGGCGACCTGGCGCTGGTGCCGGATCCGGCGCAGATCCACCGCTTGCCCTGGAGCAAGCAACCCCGGGCCTTCGCCATTTGCGATGCGGACGAGCTGACCGGGGAGAGTTCCTCACTATCGACTCGTGGTCAGCTCAAAGCCGTTATCGCCCGTTATGCCGCGCGAGGCCTGGCGCCAGTGGTGGCAACCGAGCTTGAGTTCTTCGTCTTCGCGCCCAATCCCGACCCGACGCAACCGTTCCAGCCGCCCTTGGGCCTGGACGGGCGGCGCGAGGACGGTCATTCGGCGTTCAGTGTCAGTTCCAATAACGGCTTGCGCCCATTCTTCAGTGAAGTCTACGAGTGCATGGCGGCCCTGGGCTTGCCTCGCGACACCTTCATGCACGAGATGGGCGTCAGTCAGTTCGAGATCAATCTGTTGCATGGCGATCCGCTGCTGCTGGCCGACCAGACTTTCCTGTTCAAGCACCTGCTCAAGGAAGTCGCGCTCAAGCATGGCCTGACGGTGGTGTGCATGGCCAAGCCGCTGGCCCACACGCCGGGCAGTTCGATGCACATTCACCAGAGCATCGTCGAGATCGGCAGCGGGCGTAACGTGTTCAGCGACAAGGCCGGGGACCCGACGGCGACCTTCCGTCATTTCATCGGCGGTCAGCAGGCCGGCATGGCAGACTTCACGGCCTTGTTTGCGCCGAACGTCAATTCGTACCAGCGTTTATGCCACCCGTTTGCGTCACCGAATAATGCCTGCTGGTCCCACGACAATCGGGCCGCGGGTTTGCGTATTCCGGCCAGTTCGCCGGTGGCCCGTCGGGTGGAGAATCGCTTGCCTGGCGCCGATGCCAATCCGTACCTGGCGATCGCCGCGAGCCTGGCTGCCGGGTTGTACGGTATCGAAAACGAACTGGAGCCGAGCGAGGCGATCCAGGGTGAATTCGTGGTGCCGGACAATCTTTCGTTGCCATGTACCTTGCATGCGGCCCTTGAACGTCTGAAACGTAGTCAATTGGCGAAGGAACTGTTTGGCAAGGAGTTCATCGAAGGCTACATCGCTTCGAAGTCCATGGAGTTGACCAGCTTCTTTGATGAAATTACTCCCTGGGAACGGCGTGTTTTAGCAGCCCAGGCCTGACGATCCGTCGTCTTCGGGCTATCGTTTTCGATAGCCCGATTCCACTGCAAGGAGCCGCTCGGAACGCCGATGCGCCAAATCTGGAAATCCTTTCGAGCGCTGTATTTTGCCTCGCTGATGATGTTGATCGGCTCAGGCCTTTTAAGTACTTATCTGGCCCTGCGCCTGGCTGCTGACCATGTGGATGGGCTGTGGGTCGGTGCGTTGATGGCGGCCAACTATTTCGGCCTGGTGCTGGGCGGCAAGATCGGTCACCGATTGATTGCCCGGGTCGGGCACATTCGTGCCTACGCGGCGTGCGCCGGGATTGTCGGCGCGGCCGTGTTGGGCCACGGCTTGATTGACTGGCTGCCCGCCTGGTTGTTTCTGCGGGTCATTGTCGGCCTGGGCATGATGTGCCAGTACATGGTGATCGAAAGCTGGCTCAATGAGCAGGCGGAGGCCAAGCAGCGTGGCCTGGTGTTCAGTGGCTACATGATTGCCTCGTACCTGGGCCTGGTGTTGGGTCAATTGATTCTGGTCCTGCACCCGGCCCTCGGTCTGGAACTGCTGATGCTGGTCGCCCTGTGTTTCGCGTTGTGCCTGGTGCCGGTGGCCCTGACGCGGCGCATTCACCCGGCGCCGTTGCATCCGGCACCCATGGAGCCACGGTTCTTCATCCAGCGCGTGCCGCAGTCGTTGAGCACGGTGTTGGGCGCAGGGTTGATCGTCGGTTCGTTCTACGGCCTGGCACCGCTGTATGCCTCGCAGCAGGGGTTGTCCACCGAGCAGGTCGGTCTGTTCATGGGTAGCTGCATTTTTGCCGGGCTGGTGGTGCAGTGGCCGTTGGGCTGGTTGTCCGATCGCTACGACCGGGCGCTGCTGATCCGCACGTTTGCTTTTTGCCTGGCCCTGGCTGCGTTGCCGCTGGCGATCATGCAGCAGGTGCCGCTGGAGGTGCTGTTCATTGCCGGGTTCCTCTGTTCGCTGGTGCAGTTCTGCCTGTACCCGTTGGCGGTGGCGTTTTCCAATGACCACGTCGAGGGTGATCGCCGGGTGTCGCTGACGGCGATGCTGTTGGTGACCTACGGCGTTGGCGCCAGCATCGGGCCGTTGGTGGCCGGGGTGCTGATGAAGCTGTTTGGCAGCCACATGTTGTATGCCTTCTTCAGTTTCTTCGCATTGGTGCTGGTGTGGCGGATCCGCCCAAAAGCGGTGACCAATCTGCATGTGGTCGACGATGCACCGCTGCATCACGTGGCCATGCCCGACAGTATGTCGAGTTCCCCACTGGTGGCGGCCCTCGACCCACGGGTGGATGAGCAGGTGGTACAGGATCAGATGCAGAATCCGATCGAGCCGGAACCAGAGCCGGAACCGGAACCGGAACCAGATCCAACTCCCGAAGACCCGACTGATCCAGAAGATCCAGAAGATCCGGACACCGGTCGCGAACAAAGCTTCACCGAGGCCAGGCCTTAAAATCGAGGCATAAAAAAACGGGCAGTCACCGCAAGGGACTGCCCGTTTTTTATTGACGAGGCGTGATCACATGTCGTCTTTGTCGAAGCGCCGGGCTTCGCGTTGCAGCTGATAGACGAAGCGCTCGACCTGCCGTTGCACCAGGCCGCTCATGTTGTGAAAGCGGACGCCGGCGAAGGTGATGGAGATTCGTTCTTCGAAGTGCAGATAACGCAATTCAACCGGGGCGGTCATGCTGCCGAAGGGCAGGGCGGCGACGAAACGGTCGTAGACCTGG contains:
- a CDS encoding MFS transporter, producing MRQIWKSFRALYFASLMMLIGSGLLSTYLALRLAADHVDGLWVGALMAANYFGLVLGGKIGHRLIARVGHIRAYAACAGIVGAAVLGHGLIDWLPAWLFLRVIVGLGMMCQYMVIESWLNEQAEAKQRGLVFSGYMIASYLGLVLGQLILVLHPALGLELLMLVALCFALCLVPVALTRRIHPAPLHPAPMEPRFFIQRVPQSLSTVLGAGLIVGSFYGLAPLYASQQGLSTEQVGLFMGSCIFAGLVVQWPLGWLSDRYDRALLIRTFAFCLALAALPLAIMQQVPLEVLFIAGFLCSLVQFCLYPLAVAFSNDHVEGDRRVSLTAMLLVTYGVGASIGPLVAGVLMKLFGSHMLYAFFSFFALVLVWRIRPKAVTNLHVVDDAPLHHVAMPDSMSSSPLVAALDPRVDEQVVQDQMQNPIEPEPEPEPEPEPDPTPEDPTDPEDPEDPDTGREQSFTEARP
- a CDS encoding glutamine synthetase family protein: MTAEGFLEGRRLQMARGVLLQCIMGGYPPARFYGSDDGDLALVPDPAQIHRLPWSKQPRAFAICDADELTGESSSLSTRGQLKAVIARYAARGLAPVVATELEFFVFAPNPDPTQPFQPPLGLDGRREDGHSAFSVSSNNGLRPFFSEVYECMAALGLPRDTFMHEMGVSQFEINLLHGDPLLLADQTFLFKHLLKEVALKHGLTVVCMAKPLAHTPGSSMHIHQSIVEIGSGRNVFSDKAGDPTATFRHFIGGQQAGMADFTALFAPNVNSYQRLCHPFASPNNACWSHDNRAAGLRIPASSPVARRVENRLPGADANPYLAIAASLAAGLYGIENELEPSEAIQGEFVVPDNLSLPCTLHAALERLKRSQLAKELFGKEFIEGYIASKSMELTSFFDEITPWERRVLAAQA